In a single window of the Magnetococcales bacterium genome:
- a CDS encoding thioesterase: MQLFCIPYAGGNAYAYLGLTKHADDFIQVVPLESPGRGRRGQEPLLETIGALTDDLVSLIRSQVRGPFALFGHSLGAYLANLVSRRLMDEFQLPPCHLFVSGAAGPTRLKPANLIHQLPKADFLAEVGKYGGIPKAILAHQELIDYFEPILRADFKAIETDHYPAPPPMDLGITAMTGSLDTIVTLELIRLWQAETRRPLVIEPFPGDHFFIFEQWPRIGEILSQTLRPYCQA, from the coding sequence ATGCAACTGTTCTGCATTCCCTATGCGGGCGGCAACGCCTATGCGTATCTCGGGCTGACCAAACATGCGGATGATTTCATTCAGGTGGTCCCCCTGGAGTCCCCCGGACGGGGACGCCGGGGTCAGGAACCCCTGCTGGAAACCATCGGGGCGCTGACCGACGACCTCGTTTCCCTGATCCGCAGTCAGGTCCGGGGACCCTTCGCCCTGTTCGGTCACAGTCTCGGGGCCTATCTGGCCAATCTGGTAAGCCGACGCCTGATGGATGAATTCCAGCTACCCCCTTGTCACCTGTTCGTCTCCGGGGCCGCCGGACCCACACGCCTCAAACCCGCCAACCTGATTCACCAACTCCCCAAAGCCGACTTTCTGGCGGAGGTGGGTAAATACGGCGGCATTCCCAAGGCCATTCTGGCCCATCAGGAGCTGATCGACTATTTCGAGCCGATCCTGCGGGCCGATTTCAAGGCCATCGAAACCGATCACTATCCCGCCCCGCCGCCCATGGATCTGGGAATCACCGCCATGACCGGTTCCCTGGACACCATCGTCACCTTGGAGCTGATACGCCTCTGGCAGGCGGAAACCCGGCGACCCCTGGTGATCGAACCCTTTCCCGGGGATCATTTTTTCATCTTCGAGCAGTGGCCACGAATCGGCGAGATTCTCTCCCAAACCCTGCGACCCTACTGTCAGGCGTGA
- the rlmM gene encoding 23S rRNA (cytidine(2498)-2'-O)-methyltransferase RlmM produces MKSPCTRLFLYCRAGFERETLAECASWAASAGLPGSGEFQERSGHVLFRPEQTHRVAELLERLHLSRLTFARHLLAVDEDSAPLPPGDRLAPLLARLSAMGERHGPFSALWLGAPESDAGRALLPLCRALQGRLESALRQSGLLVEEPHRLRAEVIFLSGTQALTGFSRPDSSAPWPMGIPRLRRPSGSPSRAAMKLEEALVVLLTPEARKKWLAPGRTAVDLGAAPGGWTRILLQDGLSVTAVDRAALAPELLASPRLRHAREDGFRFRPPRPVDWLLCDMVEQPRRIAELVGLWAASGWCRNALFNLKLPMKKRYEELQICRNLVGQALKPTRIDHRLSIRQLYHDREEVTALLHLSGSPQ; encoded by the coding sequence ATGAAGAGTCCTTGCACCCGATTGTTTCTGTATTGTCGCGCCGGATTCGAGCGCGAAACCCTGGCCGAATGTGCGAGCTGGGCCGCGTCTGCGGGTCTGCCCGGCTCCGGGGAGTTCCAGGAACGCTCCGGCCATGTACTCTTTCGGCCCGAGCAGACCCATCGGGTTGCGGAACTGCTGGAACGGCTGCACCTGTCCCGTCTGACCTTTGCCCGTCATCTGCTCGCGGTGGATGAGGACTCGGCCCCGCTTCCCCCCGGTGATCGACTGGCGCCGCTGCTGGCCCGCCTGAGCGCCATGGGGGAACGCCATGGCCCTTTTTCCGCATTGTGGCTGGGAGCGCCGGAATCCGACGCGGGCCGGGCATTGCTGCCATTGTGTCGCGCCTTGCAGGGACGGCTGGAGTCCGCGTTGCGCCAGTCCGGACTGCTGGTGGAAGAGCCCCACCGATTGCGCGCCGAAGTAATTTTTCTTTCCGGGACCCAGGCCCTGACCGGCTTTTCCCGTCCCGACTCCAGCGCCCCCTGGCCCATGGGCATTCCCCGACTGCGCCGCCCCTCCGGATCCCCGAGTCGCGCCGCGATGAAACTGGAAGAGGCCCTGGTGGTATTGCTCACCCCCGAAGCCCGCAAAAAATGGCTGGCCCCGGGACGCACGGCGGTAGACCTGGGAGCCGCACCAGGAGGCTGGACGCGCATTTTGCTGCAAGACGGCTTGAGCGTCACGGCGGTGGATCGGGCCGCCCTGGCTCCGGAGTTGCTCGCCTCTCCCCGACTGCGCCACGCCCGGGAGGACGGTTTCCGGTTTCGTCCCCCACGCCCGGTGGATTGGCTGCTGTGCGACATGGTGGAACAACCCCGCCGCATCGCCGAACTGGTGGGCCTGTGGGCCGCTTCCGGATGGTGCAGAAATGCGTTGTTCAATCTCAAGCTGCCGATGAAAAAACGGTACGAAGAACTCCAGATCTGCCGGAATCTGGTGGGCCAGGCCTTGAAACCGACCCGAATCGACCATCGCCTGTCGATCCGCCAGCTCTATCACGATCGGGAGGAGGTGACCGCCCTGCTGCATCTGTCGGGTTCACCCCAATAA
- a CDS encoding rubrerythrin family protein translates to MSTQENLQYAFAGESQANRKYLAFASKAEKEGFAQIAKLFRVVAEAETIHAHAHLRALDGVGSTTENLQAAIAGEAHEFTHMYPGFVAEAKAEGHKRAIKSMEDAMEVEKTHHRLFEQALAAVLAGQDLPSMDIYICPVCGHVEIGQPPEQCPVCNVKKDKFTRMV, encoded by the coding sequence ATGAGCACACAAGAAAATCTGCAATACGCCTTCGCCGGAGAGAGTCAGGCCAACCGGAAATATCTGGCCTTCGCCTCCAAGGCCGAAAAAGAGGGATTCGCCCAGATCGCCAAGCTGTTCCGGGTGGTGGCCGAGGCGGAAACCATCCACGCCCATGCCCATCTGCGGGCCTTGGACGGGGTGGGCAGCACCACGGAAAACCTCCAGGCCGCCATTGCCGGTGAGGCCCACGAGTTCACCCACATGTATCCCGGTTTTGTCGCCGAGGCCAAAGCCGAAGGTCACAAACGGGCCATCAAGTCCATGGAAGACGCCATGGAAGTGGAAAAAACCCATCATCGTCTGTTCGAGCAGGCGCTGGCGGCGGTGCTGGCGGGTCAGGATCTGCCGAGCATGGATATCTACATCTGTCCGGTTTGCGGACATGTGGAGATCGGTCAGCCCCCGGAACAGTGCCCAGTGTGCAACGTCAAGAAGGACAAATTCACCCGCATGGTCTAA
- a CDS encoding 4'-phosphopantetheinyl transferase superfamily protein yields the protein MIRILLAEIHPTPLSPPQWQALLNQVPENHHPAILRFRRWQDRQATLLGRLLLRHALLEAKHEAHTLRDWRLGEHGKPRVAEDIFFNISHTEGLVICAVSRLGEVGIDCERIRPIPLEDFQNLMDPAIWQTIHTAPNPQQAFFDFWTARESVVKGDGRGLSIPFSALEIQDNRATIRPPHAPAPHGIQNWHIHPVTTRPGYCCHLATPVPTPPEAPILWFPDPSLGE from the coding sequence GTGATCCGCATTCTGCTGGCGGAGATCCATCCCACTCCGCTCTCTCCGCCCCAGTGGCAGGCACTGCTGAATCAGGTACCCGAAAACCACCATCCCGCGATTCTGCGTTTCAGACGGTGGCAGGACCGACAGGCCACGCTCCTGGGACGACTGCTGCTGCGGCACGCCCTGTTGGAAGCCAAACACGAAGCCCACACCCTGCGCGATTGGCGCCTCGGGGAACATGGCAAACCCCGAGTGGCAGAAGACATTTTTTTCAACATCTCCCACACCGAAGGGCTGGTGATCTGCGCCGTGAGCCGTCTGGGGGAAGTGGGCATCGATTGTGAACGGATCCGCCCCATCCCGCTGGAGGATTTCCAGAACCTGATGGATCCGGCCATCTGGCAGACCATCCACACCGCCCCCAACCCCCAACAGGCCTTCTTCGACTTCTGGACTGCGCGGGAAAGCGTGGTCAAAGGGGATGGACGGGGGTTGTCGATTCCCTTTTCAGCTCTGGAGATTCAAGACAATCGCGCCACCATTCGCCCCCCCCACGCCCCCGCACCCCACGGCATCCAGAACTGGCACATCCACCCGGTGACAACCCGTCCCGGCTATTGTTGCCATCTGGCCACCCCAGTCCCCACCCCGCCGGAAGCCCCGATACTCTGGTTCCCGGACCCCTCTTTGGGGGAATGA
- a CDS encoding 2-isopropylmalate synthase — translation MLTHPATRYRPVPPVDLPDRHWPSRVTVAPPIWCAVDLRDGNQALATPMSPEQKKRFLKLLRRIGLKEIEVGFPAASRDDFDFVRAAVAIQAEDPEWTLQVLTQARKEIIERTFEALKGARRAIVHLYNSTSPVQRRVVFGMDQAGIIALARQGAEWVKACAARQPETEWIFEYSPESFSATEPEFALAICAAVCQVWQPTPQHKVILNLPATVEVASPNHYADQIEWFHRHFPMREAVILSVHPHNDRGCAVAAAELAMLAGAERVEGTLFGNGERTGNVDLITLALNLYTQGIATGLDFSSMDEIVACYEQTTDQTVPIRHPYAGERIFTAFSGSHQDAIRKGLAVWRAQGGWWEVPYLPLDPAEIGRGYEGVIRVNGQSGKAGVAELAQRRLGFPLPRRLQGEFAQVVQGVAEGNRGEMLADQVAELFEQTYLRPAGTLAYVTHRCDQTGDDPDRPARMRLTLKDGHQPIEYTGEGNGPIDACLQAFPQPWRLWHYEEHALDPGSAAAAVALIELESPQGIRAFGMGRHSDIVTAAILAVIAAMNRATFA, via the coding sequence ATGTTGACCCATCCGGCCACCCGCTACCGCCCTGTTCCTCCGGTTGATCTCCCCGACCGTCACTGGCCCTCCCGGGTGACGGTGGCCCCACCAATCTGGTGCGCCGTGGATCTGCGGGATGGCAATCAGGCTTTGGCCACCCCCATGTCGCCGGAGCAGAAAAAACGCTTCTTGAAACTCTTGCGCCGCATCGGTCTGAAAGAGATCGAAGTGGGTTTCCCGGCGGCCTCCCGGGATGATTTCGATTTTGTCCGCGCCGCGGTGGCCATCCAGGCCGAGGATCCGGAGTGGACGCTTCAGGTGTTGACCCAGGCCCGCAAGGAGATCATCGAACGCACCTTCGAGGCTCTGAAAGGGGCGCGAAGGGCCATTGTCCATCTGTACAACTCCACCTCTCCGGTGCAAAGGCGCGTGGTCTTCGGCATGGATCAGGCCGGCATCATCGCCCTGGCCAGACAAGGCGCCGAATGGGTCAAAGCCTGCGCCGCCCGACAACCCGAAACCGAATGGATCTTTGAATACTCCCCGGAGAGCTTTTCGGCCACCGAGCCGGAATTCGCCCTGGCCATCTGCGCAGCGGTCTGCCAAGTGTGGCAACCCACGCCGCAACACAAGGTGATCCTCAATCTGCCCGCCACCGTGGAAGTGGCCTCCCCCAACCACTACGCCGATCAGATCGAATGGTTTCATCGCCATTTTCCAATGCGGGAGGCGGTGATCCTGTCGGTTCATCCCCACAACGACCGGGGATGCGCCGTGGCCGCCGCGGAGTTGGCCATGCTGGCCGGGGCGGAACGGGTGGAAGGCACCTTGTTCGGCAATGGCGAGCGCACCGGCAATGTGGATCTGATCACCCTGGCGTTGAATCTCTATACTCAGGGGATCGCCACCGGATTGGATTTTTCGTCGATGGATGAAATCGTGGCCTGTTACGAACAAACCACGGATCAAACGGTTCCCATCCGCCATCCCTATGCCGGAGAACGCATTTTCACCGCCTTTTCCGGATCCCATCAGGATGCCATCCGCAAAGGATTGGCGGTCTGGCGCGCCCAGGGGGGATGGTGGGAGGTGCCCTATCTGCCTTTGGATCCCGCCGAGATCGGACGGGGGTACGAAGGGGTGATCCGGGTCAACGGACAGTCGGGCAAGGCGGGGGTCGCCGAACTGGCGCAACGCCGGCTCGGATTTCCCTTGCCGCGCCGTTTGCAGGGGGAGTTCGCCCAGGTGGTCCAGGGGGTCGCCGAGGGCAACCGGGGGGAGATGTTGGCCGATCAGGTGGCGGAACTGTTCGAGCAGACCTATCTGCGCCCTGCCGGAACACTGGCTTATGTCACCCACCGGTGCGACCAGACTGGCGACGATCCAGACCGTCCGGCACGGATGCGGCTCACCCTGAAAGACGGCCACCAGCCGATTGAATACACCGGAGAAGGCAACGGACCCATCGATGCCTGTCTGCAAGCCTTTCCTCAGCCATGGCGACTCTGGCACTATGAAGAACACGCCCTGGATCCGGGCAGCGCGGCGGCGGCCGTGGCCCTGATCGAACTGGAAAGCCCTCAGGGGATCAGAGCCTTTGGCATGGGTCGCCATTCCGACATTGTCACCGCGGCCATTCTGGCGGTGATCGCGGCCATGAATCGCGCCACATTCGCTTGA